The Chelatococcus sp. HY11 nucleotide sequence CCGTGCTGGAAAAGGGCTACATCGGGTCCGGCAATGTGGGCCGCAATACCACGATCATCCGCTCGAATTACCTTTTGCCGGAAAACACGCCGTTCTACGAATGGTCGCTGAAGCTCTGGGAAGGGCTTGAGCGGGATCTCAACTACAACGCGATGGTCAGCCAGCGCGGCGTGCTCAACCTCTTCCATTCCGACAGTCAACGCGATGCATTCGCCAGACGTGGCAATACCATGCGGCTGGCGGGAGTCGACGCCGAGCTTCTCGATCGCGATGCCGTGCGCGCCCTAGTTCCGCGGCTTGATTTCGACAACGCGCGTTTCCCGATACAAGGGGGGCTCTTGCAACGGCGCGGCGGCACAGCGCGGCACGACGCAGTGGCCTGGGGGTTCGCGCGGGCGGCCGACAAGCGCGGTGTCGACATCATCCAGAACTGTGAAGTCACCGGCATCCGCACGACGGAAGGGCGGGTCACCGGCGTGGAGACCACGCGTGGTTTCATCGGTGCCGGCAAGGTCGGCCTGGCCTGCGCCGGCAACTCATCCCGCGTGGCCGCGATGGCTGGCCTGCGCCTGCCTATCGAGAGCCACGTCCTGCAAGCCTTCGTCTCCGAGGCGGTGAAGCCGCTCGTCAAGGGCGTGGTGACCTTCGGGGCGGGGCATTTCTACGTCAGCCAGTCTGATAAGGGGGGACTTGTGTTCGGCGGGGATATTGACGGGTACAACTCCTATGCCCAGCGGGGCAACCTGCCGACCATCGAGGATGTCGCGGAGTCGGCGATGGCGCTGATGCCAGGCCTCGGACGTCTTCGCCTCCTGCGCCATTGGGGCGGGCTCATGGACATGTCCATGGATGGGAGCCCGATCATCGACCGCACGCCGGTTCAAGGGCTCTTTCTCAACGCCGGCTGGTGCTACGGCGGCTTCAAGGCGACACCCGCCTCCGGATGGTGCTTTGCCTGGACGATCGCCAAGGATGAACCGCATCCGCTCAACGCCGCTTTCCGGCTCGATCGTTTCGCGACCGGACACGTGATCGACGAAAAGGGCGCTGGTGCCCAGCCCAACCTTCACTGAGACTGCCCATGCGCATTCCCTGTCCCTTCTGCGGCGAGCGTGGCGTCAGTGAGTTCTCCTATCGGGGCGATGCGACGTTACAGCGTCCTGATGCCGGGTCGGAGAATGCGCTGGCAGCTTTCGTCGATTACGTGCATTTGCGCGACAACCCCGCGGGCCGCCACCGTGAATTCTGGCAGCACACAGGCGGATGCCGGGCGTGGCTCGTCGTCGTCCGGGATGTGCGCACCCACGCCATCGAGCAGGTTTCGGCCGCGCGCGGCCTTTCCCAGACCGTAGACGTGCAGATGGTTGAGGTCTGACCATGGCAGCGACTTCCCATCGCCTGCCAAAAGGTGGGCTCATCGATCGCAGCCGAAATCTGTCGTTCAATTTCGACGGCCGTGAATATACCGGCCATCCCGGTGATACACTGGCATCGGCTCTGCTCGCCAACGGCGTCAGCCTGGTGGGCCGATCGTTCAAATACCACCGCCCGCGCGGCATCCTGAGTGCGGGTTTCGAAGAGCCCAATGCCCTCGTCGAGCTGCGCGCCGGAGCACGCCGAGAGCCCAACAGCCGCGCGACCGTCGTCGAGCTCCACGATGGCTTGATCGCACGCAGCCAGAATCGCTGGCCGTCCCTTGGCTTTGACCTGTTGGCCGTCAATTCCTTGTTCGCGCCCCTGCTTGCGGCAGGCTTCTACTACAAGACATTCATGTGGCCTGCCGCCTTCTGGGAGAAGGTTTACGAGCCGCTGATCAGGCGCGCAGCCGGCTTGGGGCGCGCAGCGGCCGGACACGATCCCGACCACTACGAGAAGGTTACGGCCTTTTGCGATGTGCTCGTCATCGGCGCGGGGCCGGCGGGCCTTGCCGCTGCTCTCGCCGCGGCCCGCACCGGTGCGCGTATCATCCTTTGCGACAGTGACTTCCAGCTCGGCGGGCGTTGCCTGGCTGAGAACGTCGTCATCGACGCCATGGCGGGCCCGGCTTGGACTCAATCAGTGGAAGCCGAGCTCGCGACTTTTCCCGATGTCCGCCTTCTTCCGCGAACGACGGTCTTTGGGGTATACGATGGCGGCACCTATGGCGCGGTGGAAAGCGTCGGCGATCATCGGCCCGAACCGGCGGCCCATCACCCCCGGCAGAGGCTTTGGCGCATCGTCGCCCGGCGCAGCGTTCTCGCCACCGGTTCCCTCGAACGCCCCCTCGTATTCGACAACAACGATCGCCCAGGCGTCATGCTGGCAGGCAGCGTGCGCAGCTACCTCAACCGTTTCGGGACAGCTGCGGGCCGGCGCGCCGTCGTCGTCGCCAATACGAGCGACAGCGTCCGCACAGCGTTGGAGTTGGCGGCTGCGGGCGTGACCGTTCCGGCCATCGTCGACGCGCGCAAGACTGCGCCCGAGGCAGTCCGAGACGCGGCGCGAAAGATCGGATGTTCAGTTTTTTCCAACGCATCGATCGCGCGCGCGCGCGGAACACGGCATCTACGCGGGGTGGAGATCGCGACCGCCGATGGCCGGCGGCTGTCGTTGGATTGCGACCTGCTTGCCATGTCGGGCGGATGGGATCCCACGGTGCATCTGACGGCGCATCTCGGTGGCAAGCCCACGTGGGACGACGAGCGCGGCTGCTTCATGGCGAGCGGAATGCCACCGGGAATGACGATCGCCGGAGCCGCCGGCGGTGCTTTCACATTCGCGCGCGCGTTGCAGACAGGCGCCATGGGGGGCTTGGCCGCCGCGCAGGCATGCGGATTTTCCGGCCGATGCCCTCACTGGACGACAGCCGACGAGGCGGCCCCCGCCAAGGCCAAGACTTTCAGCTTCGCGTCCCAGGGAGGCAAGGCGTTCGTCGATTTCCAAAATGACGTAACGCTCGCCGACGTCCAGCTCGCCGCGCGTGAAGGTTTCAGGGCCATCGAGCATCTCAAGCGTTATACCACGCTCGGAATGGGAACGGACCAGGGCAAAAGCTCCAACACCAACGGTCTCGCCGCCATGGCAGCCTTGTCGGGCAAGGCAATCGCCTCGCTGGGCTCCACGACCTTCCGGCCGCCCTTCACACCTGTTGCCATCGGTGCTTTGGGCGGCCATGCTCGCGGTAAAGATTTCCGCCCAACACGCCTGACGCCTTCCCACGCCTTCGCTGCAGAACATGGCGCGGTTTTCGTCGAGGCAGGTGCTTGGCTTCGCGCTCAATACTTCCCCAAGCCTGGCGAAGAAGGGTGGTTGCAGAGCGCGAGGCGGGAGGCGCGAGCCGTGCGCGACGGTGTCGGCGTGTGTGACGTCTCCACCCTGGGCAAGATCGACATTCAGGGTCCAGACGCGGCGACCTTACTGGAACGTATCTACACCAACGGCTGGAAGAACTTGCCTATCGGAAAGGCGCGCTATGGCCTCATGCTGCGTGAGGATGGCTTCGTCATGGACGACGGCACGACCTCGCGCCTAGCCGATACGCATTTCCTGATGACCACCACGACCGCTAACGCGGCCAGCGTGCTGCAGCATATGGAATTCTGTCATCAGTGTCTGTGGCCTGATCTCGATGTCCAGTTCGCCTCGGTTACCGAACAATGGGCACAGTATTCCGTCGCGGGCCCGAAGGCGCGTGACGTGCTGACCCGGCTGGTCGATCCGGAGCATGATCTCTCGAACGTCGCCTTCCCCTACATGGCCGCGCGCGAAATTACGGTCTGCGGAGGCGTTCAGGCCCGCTTGTTCCGCATATCCTTTTCTGGCGAGCTCGCGTATGAGATCGCCGTTCCCGCCCGCTACGGCGACGCCTTGGTTCGTGCGCTCATGGCAGCTGGACGGGAGAACGGGATCGTGATGTACGGCACCGAGGCCCTCACGATCCTGCGAATCGAAAAGGGTCACGCGGCTGGCGGTGAGCTGAACGGCCAGACGACGGCGAGGGATCTTGGCCTTGGCGGACTGATGTCCACGAAGAAGGACTACATCGGCCGCGTCCTCGCCGGACGGCCCGCGCTCACCGATGCCAACCGTCCCGCGCTCGTTGGCTTCAAGCCTGTCGATCGTTCGGCGCGCCTGCGAGCGGGCGCGCATCTTCTCGGTCGCAGGGTAGCGGCGTCGCTTTCGGCTGACGAGGGTTATCTGACATCCGCAGCCTTTTCACCCGTGCTTGACCATTGGATCGCGCTTGGGTTGCTCCGTGGAGGTCGCGCGCGGATCGGGGATATCGTGCGCGCCCATGATCCAGTCCGTCACGGCGACACCGAAGTGGAAGTCTGTGACCCCATCTTCTACGATCCTGCCGGAGAACGCCTTCGTGCTTGATGATCAGAAAAGGGGCCTCCGCCTCACCCCGAGGTCACCGTTCACGCATCCGATACTGCCGCAGGGGAAACAGACCGCAGGCCTGGTGTTCACGGAACGCAACGATCTTGCCCTCATCGGGATTGGTGCCCTCGGGCGTGACATGCGCGCATTGGCCTCTCGCGTGAAGACCATGTACGGTATCGCATTGCCTGACGGTCCGGCTTACGCGAACGCTGGTCGGGCGATATTCATCGGCCTCGGACCTGGACAGTGGCTCGCGGCAGTAGAGGCCACGACCGGCCAGAACGCCATGGTCGAGCTCGCGCTGAAACTTGGCGATGGCGCTGTTCTTGTTGACCAGAGCGACGCGAAATGCGTGTTGCGACTGAGCGGGCCGCCCACCCGCGAAGTCCTGATGCGGGGCCTGCCCCTTGACCTGCATTCGCGCGCATTCCAGCCAGGATGCGCCGCGCAGACCGTGGTTGAGCATATCAGCGTTCTCATCTGGCAAGTGGACGACGCGCCGACATACGACATCGCCGTCCCGCGCTCCTACGCGGAAAGTTTCTGGCGGTGGCTGACGGCATCGGCAGCCCCCTACGGCGTATTGACCTCCGACCGAGGTTGACGGGGCCTTCGCCCCTTTCCGGTCCTTCCTCCGTCCCAGCCTTCTTTTCACGAGACATCGCCATGCAGACTACTGCGCAATTTGTGCTGACCTTGTCCTGCGTCAACCGGCCCGGCATCGTCGCCGCCGTTTCGCGCTATCTGTTCGAAGTGCATTGCAACATCATCGATGCCCAGCAATTTGATGACAAGCAGACGGATCGCTTCTTCATGCGGGTGGTCTTCGATTACGCCGGCGAGAACGGCGCGCGCGAATCGCTCGCTTCCGGCTTCCGACCGATCGCTGAAGCGCTGGGCATGACCTGGACCTTGCGGTCCTGTGACGAGCGTCGTCGCGTCATGATTCTCGCCTCGCGCTTCGACCATTGCTTAGTCGATCTGCTCTACCGCTGGCGCATCGGCGAACTGCCCATCGAAGTCACTGGAATTGTCTCCAACTATCCGCGTGAGACCTATCGTCACGCGGATCTCAGAGGAGCGACCTTCCACCATCTACCTGTGGATCGCGAAACCCGGATCGAGCAAGAAATGCGGCTATGGGACCTGATCGAGGAAACACGGACCGAGGTCGTGGTGCTTGCCCGCTACATGCAGGTCCTATCCGATAGCCTCTGCGCAAAACTAGCAGGGCGATGCATCAACATCCACCATTCCTTTCTCCCCGGCTTCAAGGGCGCCAAGCCCTACCATCAGGCCCACGCGCGCGGCGTGAAACTAATCGGCGCGACCGCCCATTACGTGACTTCCGCACTCGACGAAGGACCGATCATCGAGCAGGACGTCGAGCGTATTAACCACCGCGATACGCCGGAGGATCTCGTAAGAAAGGGACGGGACATCGAACGGCGCGTCCTGGCCAATGCCTTGCGTTCACATATCGATAACCGTGTCATTCTCAACGGCAACAAGACGGTCGTGTTCGGCTAGGTGGGGCTTTACCCAAGCCATTGAGTTAATGCTACAGCGACAGCTCCCTCTGAAGCGGTAGCGCGGCCGAGCGCCAGCAGCGGCCTCGGCTGTATCAGGCTCGATTCCGCGCCAGCATTTTGGAAAGCTCGTGCACATCGTCAGACTTGCCTGTCCCCGGATTACCAAATCCCAGCCTCATTTTGGCTCGCCGCGCGCGGACGAGGCGAGTCGGGCTGACGGCAAGGTCACACCAGCCCTGATCCCGAACGGTATCCCTCCTGCTGTGCGCGATCGGCACGGGGTGGCCAAGCGGGAACGCACGCATAAGACAGATAAATCAAAGTCAATTTTCCGTTATCAAAGTTCGAATCCGTTAAAATTCCTAGCCCTCCAACTCCATCAATTTATATTCTTGATTTCTTATTGAACACCAATTCACTACTACAGATTTATTCTGCGCTCTCAACGCGCTTCCGGGATCGAAACCGGTAGCCAACACCTCGTAGCCGCCATTCCGTGACGACTATTCGGAACCTGAACGGCGAAGAAGCATTAGCGAAAGGAAGGAAGCACCAAGGAGGGAGCGTCACTATGCCTGATCGAGCCACCTATAAGCCATATAAGCAGCCTACAGGCGGGTGGGGCTCGGTCCGGTCGCTAGTCAAACATTCCACGCGCCAGGGGGCGGTCTCCAGCGCGGTGGGGCTCCTTCGTGACCACAATAAGACCGGGGGATATATGTGTACGAGCTGCGCATGGGCCAAGCCCGCGGAGCCGCACATCGCCGAGTTTTGCGAGAACGGTGCGAAGGCAACGTTCTGGGACTTGACCTCAAAGCGCACGACGCCGACTTTCTTTTCGACGCATACGGTGTCGCAACTACTCGATTGGACAGATCACGATCTGGAAAATCAGGGGCGGCTCACGCATCCCATGCGGTATGATCACGCGAGTGATAAATACGTCGAGGTCCCGTGGCAAGACGCTTTTTCAGACATCGGCGCGAGGCTGCGGGTTTACGAACCAAGAAACGTTATCTTCTATGCATCCGGGCGCGCTTCTCTCGAAACATCTTTCATGTATCAGCTTCTGGCTCGGCTTTACGGCAACAACAACCTGCCGGACAGCTCCAACATGTGCCACGAGACAACCTCCGTGGCTCTGCCGCAAAGCATCGGAACCCCGGTCGGCACCGTGCTTCTGGAGGATTTCGCCCAGACGGACTGCATCCTCTCCTTCGGCCAAAACGTCGGGACGAATTCGCCGCGTCTGTTGCACACGCTGCAAGAAGTACGTGAGCGCCAAGTACCGATCGTGGTCTTCAACCCCTTGAGGGAGCGCGGCTGGGAGACGTTCGTCAATCCGCAGCGCCCAGGCCAGATGGTGGCGAACAAGCCCACGCTTATTGCCACCCAGTATTATCAGCCCCGCGCTGGAAGCGACATTGCGGTCATGATGGGAATGGCGAAGTTTCTGTTTGCCTGGGATGACGAAGCCCAAACCTCAGGCATGGCCCGGATCCTGGACTCAGAGTTCATCGCGGCACACACGCATGGGTTCGCGGCCTTCGAGGCCGCTGTGCGCGCGTTGAGCTGGGACGAAATTATCGAGGCCTCTGGTCTGACCCGGGACGCACTCCGGGAGGCCGCTGAGACCTATGCGAAGGCCCAATCCGTGATCGCCATCTACGGCATGGGCCTCACTCAGCACAAACTCGGCATCGACTCCGTGCAGATGCTGATTAACCTTCTCCTGATGCGCGGCAATATTGGACGCGCGGGCGCAGGGATCTGTCCCGTCCGCGGACACTCGAATGTTCAGGGCCAGCGTACTGTCGGCATCGCGGAAAAGGTGGAGCTGGTGCCGCTCGACATAATGGCGGAGCGTTACGGTTTTGAGCCTCCGCGCGAAGACGGGATGAACACGGTGGAGGCCTGCGAGGCGATCGTCGCCGGCACTGTCAGGGCCTTCATTGGGCTCGGCGGCAATTTCGTGCGCGCCATTCCCGAGCGCGCCCTCATGGAGGAGAAATGGCGTGGCCTCGATCTGTCGGTGCAGGTGGCGACCAAGCTCAACCGCACCCATCTCATCACGGCGCGCACCTCCTACATATTCCCGACGCTTGTGCGTTCGGAAATAGACGAGCAGGCGACTGGTCCCCAGATCGTGACGATGGAGGATTCGACCACTTGCATCCACGCGTCCCGAGGCATCCATAGGCCGGCGAGCGAGAATCTTCTTTCAGAACCGCGGATCGTGGCTGAGATCGCCAAGGCGGCCCTTCCGCCCACGCCGCAAGTGCCTTGGGACGAGTGGGTCGGCAATTACGCCCTGGTGCGCGACGAGATCGCAGCAGTCTTCCCGGACGATTTCCACGACTTCAATCAAAGGCTCGATTTGCCGGGAGGGTTTCCGCGGCCGATCGGGGCACGCGATCGCCGATGGGATACGAACACTGGGAAAGCGAATTTCAAGCTCCCGAGAGCCCTGCACGCCAGCTTCGACACAGGCGATGATCCCAGCGTGATGAGGTTGATCACCCTGCGCTCGAATGACCAGTTCAACACCACGATCTATGGGCATACCGATCGTTTGCGGGGCATCTACCACTCGCGCATGATCGTCATGATGAATGCAAAGGACAGGGAGCGCTTCGGCATCGCAAAGGATGGCACAGCTCGTCTGATGACCGCTGCTGATGATGGGATCGAACGCAGTGTCGGCGGGCTGCAAGTAATCGACTATGATATCCCTGAGGGTACGATCGCCGCATACTATCCCGAGTGCAACCCCCTTATACCCCTTTGGCAATTCGCCGAGGAGAGCAAGACCCCGGCCGCGAAATCGGTGCCGGTCCGGGTCACACCGGAGTAAGGTCCCGATGGCTGAGGAGAACACATTTCCCCAACCGCCGGAACTGACCGAGACCGTCTTCGCGGCACTCGATGACAAGGCGAAGCTTCCAGGCGCCGCTATGGTAGTGCTTGGCATACTCGCCGGCGTATACATCGGATTCGGCGGCCTCGTCGCCACAGTCGCGCTCGCCGGAGCCAATAGCCTACCTTATGGCGCAGCGCAGCTCATGGCGGGCGTGGCCTTTTCTGTCGGTCTAGCACTTGTCCTCATTGCGGGCGCTGAGCTATTCACCGGCAATACGCTGATGGCTGGGTCGATCGCTACCGGCCGCCTTCCGGTGCGTGTGGTACTGCGCGCCCTTTGCATCGTTTATATTGCGAATTTTCTCGGTTCCATACTGCTTGCCGCCGCTGCTTTTCTCGCAGGATTGCAAGAAGCTGGCGATGGCGCCGTCGGCCGGGCTGCGCTCGAACTGGCTGCGGCGAAGCTCGACAAATCCTTCGCAACGGCTTTCGCCAGCGGCGTCCTTGCCAACATGCTCGTGTGCTTGGCAGTCTGGATGGCCTATGCGGGCAAGTCGGTAACGGACAAGATTGTTGGCCTCGTCATGCCCATAACCGCCTTCGTTGCCGCCGGACTGGAGCATTCCGTGGCCAACATGTATCTCCTGCCCTACGCCTTCTTCGTCCAGGCCGCTGCCGCAGACGTCACGCCATCCGTCGCGTTCACCGGAATCGCGGGAAATCTCGTCCCGGCCACGCTCGGAAATATCCTTGGCGGCTCGCTAGTCGCGGGCGCGTACGGCTATGTCAACGGACGGCCAAAGCACTCCGAGGCAGAATAATGCATAATGATTGTCAAAATGCGCATCGTGGTGGCTGCGTGACAGAGATCGAGACTGGCAGCTAAGGCTTGCGGAGAGACCGGTCCGGAGCGCCAGAATGCCCCGCGTCAGCGGCGCGGAGCGAAATCAGGCAACACGCGTTTGTGGGCGTTGCTACGAGAAGTGAGAAGCGGAGGACATTGATGACGGAGGTGTACTGCGGGCCTGCCGTTACGCCTGAGTCGCTGATTCGCGCATGGAATCTCGATTTCATGGTAATTGTTCTGTCGCTCTCGTTGATTGCCGCCTTTTCCCGGACCGGACAATCTTGGAAAAACTGGCCATTATGGACGGGGGTTTTTCTCATTGTCCTTTTGTTCATGTCGCCTTTGTGTACGCTGACCGTGTCGCTTTTTTCCGCCCGGGCTGCCCATCATGTGGCGCTGATC carries:
- the purU gene encoding formyltetrahydrofolate deformylase, which gives rise to MQTTAQFVLTLSCVNRPGIVAAVSRYLFEVHCNIIDAQQFDDKQTDRFFMRVVFDYAGENGARESLASGFRPIAEALGMTWTLRSCDERRRVMILASRFDHCLVDLLYRWRIGELPIEVTGIVSNYPRETYRHADLRGATFHHLPVDRETRIEQEMRLWDLIEETRTEVVVLARYMQVLSDSLCAKLAGRCINIHHSFLPGFKGAKPYHQAHARGVKLIGATAHYVTSALDEGPIIEQDVERINHRDTPEDLVRKGRDIERRVLANALRSHIDNRVILNGNKTVVFG
- a CDS encoding sarcosine oxidase subunit alpha family protein; the protein is MAATSHRLPKGGLIDRSRNLSFNFDGREYTGHPGDTLASALLANGVSLVGRSFKYHRPRGILSAGFEEPNALVELRAGARREPNSRATVVELHDGLIARSQNRWPSLGFDLLAVNSLFAPLLAAGFYYKTFMWPAAFWEKVYEPLIRRAAGLGRAAAGHDPDHYEKVTAFCDVLVIGAGPAGLAAALAAARTGARIILCDSDFQLGGRCLAENVVIDAMAGPAWTQSVEAELATFPDVRLLPRTTVFGVYDGGTYGAVESVGDHRPEPAAHHPRQRLWRIVARRSVLATGSLERPLVFDNNDRPGVMLAGSVRSYLNRFGTAAGRRAVVVANTSDSVRTALELAAAGVTVPAIVDARKTAPEAVRDAARKIGCSVFSNASIARARGTRHLRGVEIATADGRRLSLDCDLLAMSGGWDPTVHLTAHLGGKPTWDDERGCFMASGMPPGMTIAGAAGGAFTFARALQTGAMGGLAAAQACGFSGRCPHWTTADEAAPAKAKTFSFASQGGKAFVDFQNDVTLADVQLAAREGFRAIEHLKRYTTLGMGTDQGKSSNTNGLAAMAALSGKAIASLGSTTFRPPFTPVAIGALGGHARGKDFRPTRLTPSHAFAAEHGAVFVEAGAWLRAQYFPKPGEEGWLQSARREARAVRDGVGVCDVSTLGKIDIQGPDAATLLERIYTNGWKNLPIGKARYGLMLREDGFVMDDGTTSRLADTHFLMTTTTANAASVLQHMEFCHQCLWPDLDVQFASVTEQWAQYSVAGPKARDVLTRLVDPEHDLSNVAFPYMAAREITVCGGVQARLFRISFSGELAYEIAVPARYGDALVRALMAAGRENGIVMYGTEALTILRIEKGHAAGGELNGQTTARDLGLGGLMSTKKDYIGRVLAGRPALTDANRPALVGFKPVDRSARLRAGAHLLGRRVAASLSADEGYLTSAAFSPVLDHWIALGLLRGGRARIGDIVRAHDPVRHGDTEVEVCDPIFYDPAGERLRA
- a CDS encoding sarcosine oxidase subunit gamma family protein, with product MTPSSTILPENAFVLDDQKRGLRLTPRSPFTHPILPQGKQTAGLVFTERNDLALIGIGALGRDMRALASRVKTMYGIALPDGPAYANAGRAIFIGLGPGQWLAAVEATTGQNAMVELALKLGDGAVLVDQSDAKCVLRLSGPPTREVLMRGLPLDLHSRAFQPGCAAQTVVEHISVLIWQVDDAPTYDIAVPRSYAESFWRWLTASAAPYGVLTSDRG
- a CDS encoding sarcosine oxidase subunit delta, with protein sequence MRIPCPFCGERGVSEFSYRGDATLQRPDAGSENALAAFVDYVHLRDNPAGRHREFWQHTGGCRAWLVVVRDVRTHAIEQVSAARGLSQTVDVQMVEV
- a CDS encoding sarcosine oxidase subunit beta family protein, whose amino-acid sequence is MHYSILSILTQALRGQQGWTPAWREAEPQRHYDVVIVGGGGHGLATAHYLAKEHGITRVAVLEKGYIGSGNVGRNTTIIRSNYLLPENTPFYEWSLKLWEGLERDLNYNAMVSQRGVLNLFHSDSQRDAFARRGNTMRLAGVDAELLDRDAVRALVPRLDFDNARFPIQGGLLQRRGGTARHDAVAWGFARAADKRGVDIIQNCEVTGIRTTEGRVTGVETTRGFIGAGKVGLACAGNSSRVAAMAGLRLPIESHVLQAFVSEAVKPLVKGVVTFGAGHFYVSQSDKGGLVFGGDIDGYNSYAQRGNLPTIEDVAESAMALMPGLGRLRLLRHWGGLMDMSMDGSPIIDRTPVQGLFLNAGWCYGGFKATPASGWCFAWTIAKDEPHPLNAAFRLDRFATGHVIDEKGAGAQPNLH
- a CDS encoding formate/nitrite transporter family protein, yielding MAEENTFPQPPELTETVFAALDDKAKLPGAAMVVLGILAGVYIGFGGLVATVALAGANSLPYGAAQLMAGVAFSVGLALVLIAGAELFTGNTLMAGSIATGRLPVRVVLRALCIVYIANFLGSILLAAAAFLAGLQEAGDGAVGRAALELAAAKLDKSFATAFASGVLANMLVCLAVWMAYAGKSVTDKIVGLVMPITAFVAAGLEHSVANMYLLPYAFFVQAAAADVTPSVAFTGIAGNLVPATLGNILGGSLVAGAYGYVNGRPKHSEAE
- a CDS encoding FdhF/YdeP family oxidoreductase, translating into MPDRATYKPYKQPTGGWGSVRSLVKHSTRQGAVSSAVGLLRDHNKTGGYMCTSCAWAKPAEPHIAEFCENGAKATFWDLTSKRTTPTFFSTHTVSQLLDWTDHDLENQGRLTHPMRYDHASDKYVEVPWQDAFSDIGARLRVYEPRNVIFYASGRASLETSFMYQLLARLYGNNNLPDSSNMCHETTSVALPQSIGTPVGTVLLEDFAQTDCILSFGQNVGTNSPRLLHTLQEVRERQVPIVVFNPLRERGWETFVNPQRPGQMVANKPTLIATQYYQPRAGSDIAVMMGMAKFLFAWDDEAQTSGMARILDSEFIAAHTHGFAAFEAAVRALSWDEIIEASGLTRDALREAAETYAKAQSVIAIYGMGLTQHKLGIDSVQMLINLLLMRGNIGRAGAGICPVRGHSNVQGQRTVGIAEKVELVPLDIMAERYGFEPPREDGMNTVEACEAIVAGTVRAFIGLGGNFVRAIPERALMEEKWRGLDLSVQVATKLNRTHLITARTSYIFPTLVRSEIDEQATGPQIVTMEDSTTCIHASRGIHRPASENLLSEPRIVAEIAKAALPPTPQVPWDEWVGNYALVRDEIAAVFPDDFHDFNQRLDLPGGFPRPIGARDRRWDTNTGKANFKLPRALHASFDTGDDPSVMRLITLRSNDQFNTTIYGHTDRLRGIYHSRMIVMMNAKDRERFGIAKDGTARLMTAADDGIERSVGGLQVIDYDIPEGTIAAYYPECNPLIPLWQFAEESKTPAAKSVPVRVTPE